The DNA region AGGGCCGACCCGGATTCCGATCTCGCCTTCGTACTCATGCTCTCCCGTCTTGCGCACGCTCGGCGATCCCGGCATGCATGTCGCCAGGACCTGTGGATCCCGCACCAGCTCCCACAGGATCTCGCGCGGGCCGTCAAAAGTGTACTGACCTTCGATCTTCATCCAGCCTCCTTCCGGATCAAGAGTTCATACAGGCGGTTCGGGCTGAGGGGACTTTCCAGGATCTCCAGCCCCCGATCGGCCAGCGCGTTCTCGATGGCCTGGGCGAAGAGGGCGGGCACCGGGATCGTCCCCGCCTCACCGACTCCCTTGGTGCCCAGTTCGTTCAGGGGGGAGCGGGTTTCCACATGGCCCACCTCGATGCGCGGCATCTCCGTCGCTGACGGGATCAGGTAGTCCGCAAAGGAGGCGTTCAGCAGCTGTCCGTTCTCGTCGAAGTGCAGCTTCTCGTAGTAGGCGTTGCCGATGCCGAAGGATACGCCCCCATGGATCTGGCCCTCCAGGATCAGGGGGTTGAGCACCGTGCCGCAATCCTCGACCGTGACGTAGCGCTTGATCTCGATCATCATCGTTTCCGGATCGATCTCGAGGATCATGGCGTGCGTTCCAAAGGCCGTGGCGCCGTAGCGCGGGCCGAAGTAGGCCGTGGCTTCCAGGCCAGGTTCGGTGCCCGGCTCGACCGCCCCTCGCAGGGGATTGGCCAGCGAGGCCAGTTCGGCCAGGCTGATGGACTTGTGGGGGATATCCGCCACCCGGACCCTGCCCCCGTCAAGCTCCAGCTCGTCCATGGGTGTGTCCAGCTGCTTGCTGGCCAGCTCCAGCACCTTGCGGCGCACGATCACGGCTGCGGCGTGGATGGCGTTGCCGGCCACGACGGCCCCGCGGCTGGCGAAGGTTCCGGTTCCCCAGTGGAACTCGGCCGTGTCGCCGGACACAATCCGCACATCGCTCACCGCCACCCCGAGCTGATCGGCCACGACCTGGGCGAAGACCGTGAAGTGGCCCTGTCCCTGGGTGCCGACCCCGGTGGCGACGAAGATCTTGCCGCTGGCCTCGACCGTCACACGGGCGCCTTCGTAGGGACCCACGCCGGTCGACTCGATGAAGGGCGCGATCCCAATGCCCACGTGCTTGCCCTCCTTCCGAAGCCGGGGTTGCTCGTCGCGCACGAACTTCTCGTAGCCGATCATCTCCAGAGCCTTCTGCATCACGGGCCAGTAGTTGCCGCTGTCCAGGATGAGCGGCGCAAAGGCCTGGTCGATGATCCCGTGCTCGTAGGGAAAAGCATCCGGAGGAATAAGATTGCGCTTGCGGATTTCTACCAGATCAATTCCCAACTCTTTGGAAGCGATATCGAGTAGGCGCTCTATGATGTAGATGCCTTGAGGCCGCCCGGCTCCCCGAACGGGAGTGAC from Anaerolineales bacterium includes:
- a CDS encoding molybdopterin-dependent oxidoreductase — encoded protein: VTPVRGAGRPQGIYIIERLLDIASKELGIDLVEIRKRNLIPPDAFPYEHGIIDQAFAPLILDSGNYWPVMQKALEMIGYEKFVRDEQPRLRKEGKHVGIGIAPFIESTGVGPYEGARVTVEASGKIFVATGVGTQGQGHFTVFAQVVADQLGVAVSDVRIVSGDTAEFHWGTGTFASRGAVVAGNAIHAAAVIVRRKVLELASKQLDTPMDELELDGGRVRVADIPHKSISLAELASLANPLRGAVEPGTEPGLEATAYFGPRYGATAFGTHAMILEIDPETMMIEIKRYVTVEDCGTVLNPLILEGQIHGGVSFGIGNAYYEKLHFDENGQLLNASFADYLIPSATEMPRIEVGHVETRSPLNELGTKGVGEAGTIPVPALFAQAIENALADRGLEILESPLSPNRLYELLIRKEAG